The genomic interval AAGCTCCTCACTCTGTCATTACAGGGATTCACACTTACAATCCGGCTCAGTTCAACTTCGTAAGCATACTCAAGACAAAACAATCCAACACATGTGTCATTCTATGAGAAACCAGAAAAATGGGGTTTTGTTAGTGGAGCAGTTTTCATTTTAGTGGTCAGTAGTCTTTCAgttctgtaaaacaaaatatcaaagacacaaacactgagtattgaaaatgtgtttaattgATGTTTAAAAAGCATGTTATAATCTccaatcttttcttttcttacaaaATGAACATTAATCCCAACATTCATATATTAACACTGTATGTTTCACAAGTTTAATCACAGcctaaatatttaataagcaTCTTCTACTTGAAGAGAGTGCACAGTAGAGGTTCTTATATATGtctgtgcatgcttgtgtgtgctaTTTCAGATGTACTGCGTATATATAATGAAACGATTATACCAGGAATATGTTTAGGTATTTGGCAAGAGTTGAAATCACGTCTGCTTCGGTACGGAATTTGtgtccttttccttttcctcttcctcgATTTGTCTGAGCTGAACAGCTGCCAATGAGATCATACATATCTAAAAgacaatatatttattagaaACAAGATTTTATTCTGATGATTTATAATAATCAGGATTTTTATGCTGTTTGTTTCTAATTAAATGTACGATACAAATCTTATATTGTATAGCAGGCATCAGACTGAAAAAGCCCACAATGTTGATGTGTTTATGAATTATTTCCTGATCTGATTAAAGCAGTTGTTACAATGACTTATTCGTATACTATTTTTATACAGATGATTATACACATGCTGCTCTTTGCTTTTTGCTCTTGGGCTGCAATGATAAAAGCATACAAGTCACTACAGGTTTTCCCACTGGGAACGAAGTGCCTTAGGGCATTGTACAATAGTCTTTCAGTACGTTTGTTATGTAGATGAGTCAACTTTAATACCATTTTAGTaacatggaaaataaaaaatgttgaaagACACATCTCACCTCGAGGCAGAGCAAGCCAACGCTGATCCCTCCAACCAACAACAGGTTCTGCTTCCCCCACTGCACTATTATCTTCAGGCAGCCATTGATATAAATGCGTTCCTTTATGTAGGATTCATCCGTTCCCTGAGTTTTGTAACCACACATGGAATTGAACACAGTCTGTAAAGAAAATCATACAGTACCTAATAAACACCAAACTTCAGACATTAACAATGACGCATTTTCTTAAGATTCACTAGAAAAAGTACGTAGATCTTTCTTTGACTGTGATGCACCGAGTAAGACTCTCACCCAagatatccatccatccaatttcTCTACCATTTATCTTACACATGGTCAGGGGAAGTCTATCCCAAAGGACACTAGGCACATGGCAGGGGACTTTCTACCAACAGTAGAGCAAGGCAACATTATGCACAACTTAGAAATCAGCATACAGCATATCTATGGACTGGTGTAGAAAACCCCATACCCACAGGAGAGGAATCAAACCCTCAACCCCAGAAACACAAAGtaaacttgctaaccactagTTGGTGCAGAATGCTGCAGCAAGGCAATTGAAAGGAACGTGTAAGCATGATCATACTTCTCTTATACTAGCCTCTCTTCATAGAAATCTTCCAGTGAGTTTCAGGATTGATTTTAAAGTTTTAGTGTTTGGTTATAAATTCTTGTACGGTCTGTCCCCAACTTATCATTCTGACTTTATTAAACTGTATGTTCCAACAAGGTCCCTTAGGTCTGCAGATAACTTGCTCTTGGTTGTCCCTAGAGCAAGGAGGAAACATAGGGGTGATCGAGCATTTGCAGTTGCTGCTCCTAAGCTCTGGAATTCATTGCCATTGTCAGTGAGGCTGGCCCTAACTTTGTCTGTCTTTAAATCTTGTCttaaaacatatttgtatttgtcatTTAACACAGTTTTGTCATTtaacacagatgtgtgtgtgtgtgtgtgtggtctttttctttgtgttgttttacttttatatgtctggatgtacagcactttggtcaactTCAGTTGTGTAAATGTGCTTTAGAACTGAACTGGAGTAAACTGGACCGGACCGGACTGAACCATCACGCCTGTAGTTTGCATATATGGCCATGTGAAATATCTATTACTGATGAACTAAGATGGCTAAAAATATCTGAtctgtgtttggtgtattacCTCATTCCGCTGTCGTACACAGCAGGAAAAAGGCACACCACAGGCTTCTAGACTGGGGTTATTCACAGAGCAGTTGAAATATGCGTTCTGAGACCAGTCTGAGTAATAATTCACTCCACAACACAGGAACTGAAGTGGGACAAAGAAAGATATATCAGTTATATTCCAGTACAACATGACAAATTTCATGTGCATCCTGGACACTGTACATTCAcatttcactcatttatttGATCCCAAACTCAAAGCCTTGTTCATAtacttaaatgaaaaaatattttaaaaaattgtttttaccTTTTTCTGCACAAAGTCAATTGCATTTTCTAAATCCATGTCCTCTCGATATAATACAGTGGCTTTCTTCATGAACAATTCTGTCCTCTCGAGAACCTTGGAAAGGGTTAGAGACAAACTGGTTAAAGGATCATTTAAATCAGTGGATTAGTGATTA from Tachysurus vachellii isolate PV-2020 chromosome 1, HZAU_Pvac_v1, whole genome shotgun sequence carries:
- the zgc:113223 gene encoding tetraspanin-33 isoform X1, coding for MAACKASKYILFICCYLFWVASWVMIAVGIYAKVAKENDVVDTLATDPALLLISVGSLTFIITFFGCFGALRDSAILLKMFLGILTVILILQITAAVLGFLFSDMVLERTELFMKKATVLYREDMDLENAIDFVQKKFLCCGVNYYSDWSQNAYFNCSVNNPSLEACGVPFSCCVRQRNETVFNSMCGYKTQGTDESYIKERIYINGCLKIIVQWGKQNLLLVGGISVGLLCLELFSSDKSRKRKRKRTQIPYRSRRDFNSCQIPKHIPGIIVSLYIRSTSEIAHTSMHRHI
- the zgc:113223 gene encoding tetraspanin-33 isoform X2 gives rise to the protein MAACKASKYILFICCYLFWVASWVMIAVGIYAKVAKENDVVDTLATDPALLLISVGSLTFIITFFGCFGALRDSAILLKMFLGILTVILILQITAAVLGFLFSDMVLERTELFMKKATVLYREDMDLENAIDFVQKKFLCCGVNYYSDWSQNAYFNCSVNNPSLEACGVPFSCCVRQRNETVFNSMCGYKTQGTDESYIKERIYINGCLKIIVQWGKQNLLLVGGISVGLLCLEICMISLAAVQLRQIEEEEKEKDTNSVPKQT